From Xylanibacter oryzae DSM 17970, a single genomic window includes:
- the tilS gene encoding tRNA lysidine(34) synthetase TilS has translation MEFIKKIEQYIEKDKLLNINKKYLVTLSGGADSTALLIIMHDLGYNIEAVHCNFKLRGEESERDEQFCKSLCSKYKINLHITHFDTRSYAELHKQSIELAARHLRYKYFEQLKKDINAEAILVAHHKDDNVETILMNMLRGTGLHGLTGIHARRDDIIRPLLCVRRSEIEEYLKFINQDFVTDSTNLVDDVTRNKIRLNVIPELLKVNENAIENILSTAKHLSQAEEYIETTIKDKCDSIKLENNTENISTENITEYGLYLRIKKYGFNYKIIEEIYNNINCGIGKIYHSGLYELLIDRNSIIIQTESEPFKEMKIPEQGTYIINSTVNKAIEQRIIISFSDITEKFSIPRKSNKIALDADKVKFPLILRPAKDGDRFHPFGMRGTKLVSDFLTDLKYNLFKKRALLVLEDKRGEIIWIVNERPSENCRITEDSKRAILIELK, from the coding sequence ATGGAATTTATAAAAAAAATAGAACAATATATTGAGAAAGACAAGCTCCTGAATATAAACAAAAAATATCTAGTAACATTGTCTGGTGGTGCTGACAGCACTGCCTTACTCATTATAATGCACGACCTTGGATATAATATAGAAGCCGTACACTGCAATTTCAAATTACGTGGTGAAGAATCAGAGCGTGATGAACAATTTTGTAAATCTCTGTGTTCAAAATATAAAATTAATCTTCACATTACGCACTTCGACACACGTTCTTACGCCGAATTACACAAACAAAGTATAGAACTAGCTGCCAGACATCTTCGCTATAAATACTTTGAGCAACTTAAAAAAGATATAAATGCAGAAGCTATACTTGTAGCTCATCATAAAGATGATAATGTAGAAACAATACTCATGAATATGTTGCGTGGAACTGGTCTACATGGTCTTACTGGAATCCATGCACGCAGAGACGATATTATACGTCCACTGCTATGTGTAAGAAGATCCGAGATAGAAGAATATTTAAAGTTTATCAACCAAGATTTTGTTACTGATAGCACAAACCTTGTTGATGACGTTACTCGCAACAAGATAAGATTGAATGTAATACCAGAATTGCTAAAAGTAAATGAAAATGCAATAGAAAATATTCTATCTACCGCTAAACATTTATCACAGGCTGAAGAGTACATTGAAACGACTATAAAAGATAAATGCGATAGTATAAAGTTAGAAAATAATACTGAAAATATTTCGACAGAAAATATTACAGAATATGGACTTTATCTTCGAATAAAAAAATATGGGTTCAATTATAAGATTATAGAAGAAATATACAATAATATCAATTGCGGTATAGGTAAAATATATCACTCTGGACTATATGAACTTCTTATAGACAGAAATTCTATTATTATTCAAACGGAATCAGAGCCTTTCAAAGAAATGAAGATACCAGAACAAGGTACTTACATAATAAATTCTACTGTAAACAAAGCTATCGAACAAAGAATCATCATTAGCTTTAGTGACATAACAGAGAAATTCTCTATACCAAGAAAGAGCAATAAAATAGCATTAGACGCTGATAAAGTTAAGTTTCCATTAATTCTTAGACCTGCAAAAGATGGCGACCGCTTTCATCCTTTCGGAATGCGTGGAACCAAACTAGTTAGCGACTTTCTAACTGACCTCAAATATAATTTGTTTAAGAAACGTGCTCTACTGGTCTTAGAAGATAAGAGAGGCGAGATTATTTGGATTGTAAACGAGCGTCCATCAGAGAACTGTCGTATAACAGAGGACAGTAAACGCGCAATCCTAATAGAATTGAAATAG
- a CDS encoding UpxY family transcription antiterminator: MEETKWYALGTSYCREQKLKAYFDGKGIETYVPMQYGFSEKDGKRKRVLKPAIHNLVFVKSTKEYIKSLKIITSGSSNAFRWLINPSTKEPITIPDNQMINFRKVCDMELDGITYFTSKDIEFFKKGDFVRVAGGPFEGVEGYLTRIHKDRCVVVVVDGLAAVATTFVHPSMLEKVE; this comes from the coding sequence ATGGAAGAAACTAAATGGTATGCACTTGGTACATCATATTGTAGAGAACAAAAGCTTAAGGCTTATTTTGATGGAAAGGGGATTGAAACGTATGTCCCGATGCAATATGGATTCAGCGAGAAGGATGGTAAAAGAAAACGAGTATTGAAGCCTGCAATACATAATTTGGTTTTTGTAAAAAGTACTAAAGAATATATCAAGTCATTGAAAATTATTACTTCTGGGTCTTCGAATGCTTTTAGATGGTTGATTAACCCATCAACGAAGGAACCCATAACAATACCGGATAACCAAATGATTAATTTTAGAAAAGTATGTGATATGGAATTGGATGGAATTACTTATTTTACAAGCAAGGATATTGAATTCTTTAAAAAGGGTGACTTTGTGCGTGTTGCTGGAGGACCATTTGAAGGTGTTGAAGGGTACCTTACACGAATACATAAAGACAGATGTGTAGTAGTCGTTGTTGATGGATTGGCGGCTGTAGCAACAACTTTCGTGCATCCTTCAATGCTTGAAAAGGTAGAATAA
- a CDS encoding TonB-dependent receptor has protein sequence MKRLILTCLIAVVCVFANTTTALAQVTTSGINGKITSQDQVVVGATVTAIHKPSGTVYRAATNENGRFTILGMRVGGPYQIVISYVGNKPKEINNVQLSLGETSSFNVNLQEDAQQLGEVVVSGRASKFSKEKTGATTNISNTQIASIPTISRSISDIARISPYANGMSFAGGDGRSTNFRLDGANLNNNFGLSSNLPGGGNPISMDAIDEVQVVVAPYDVRQSNFIGGGINAVTKSGTNTFKGTAYVYYNNENMHGNRINNADLGERGINRNTTYGFTLGGPIIKNKLFFFTNFEHSKIPNVINRWQGSDNGVSDITKYISLTKTADLQKVSDFVKNKYGYDPGSFTDFPSDENNSKLLARLDWNITNNHHLALRYNYTKDKSWNMPAANSSDAYTKTPYTEPRASAYSMTYANSAYSMENKISTVSADLNSRFGEKISNQLLFTYSNIQDVRGTNSSNFPFIDILNGNTAPNIDPYISLGYELFTYNNKVENKVTTLTDNFTYFVGNHKITAGLSYEHQSALNSYMRNGTGYYRYRNIDDFLNGATPETVALTYGYNGNNNPAASVSFNQYGLYLQDEWNVIDNLKLTGGIRFDNITFNNDDVVRNNAIYNLDFGGRHIDTGSWPSTNIQVSPRLGFTWDVLGNKSLVVRGGTGLFAGRLPLVFFTNMPTNSGMVQNLVIASTKYNSKGAATSVDPRLQQFAGGLVTDVNQIRTLLGAPATITPDQGTVPSAIAGVDHNFKMPQVWKSSIAVDYQIPVSFPLTVTGEYTYTRKINDVMLDNYNIKPIDDTWSKLSGADNRYIYPANYTYYNTISNACVLTNTHKGYGWTANITLNAQPVKDLNIMVAYTHTVMKEITGMPGSNASSAWSGLYTVTGPNFSGVQNSQYVIPDRLIASIAYKHNNDLFSLFYTGYSPSGYSFCYSGDINGDGLRSDLMYIPANDSEIKFTNDADRKVFWDFVNQDSYLKNHKGQYAEAYSARAPFVHRFDFKWAHDFKLNVGQTKHTLQLSLDIMNVGNLFNSKWGVEKNMLSCANGQILKVDKVDNTGTPYFSMNTNSDKSAITHTWEFNHDYAQCWKLQIGVKYYFN, from the coding sequence ATGAAAAGATTGATTCTAACGTGTTTAATTGCAGTTGTTTGCGTATTCGCAAATACTACTACAGCCCTAGCACAGGTTACTACATCAGGCATTAACGGAAAGATTACTTCACAAGATCAAGTAGTGGTTGGAGCTACGGTTACAGCCATTCACAAACCTTCTGGAACAGTCTACCGTGCTGCTACTAACGAAAATGGACGCTTTACCATTCTGGGTATGCGTGTTGGAGGTCCTTACCAGATTGTTATTTCTTATGTAGGCAATAAACCTAAAGAAATAAACAATGTGCAATTGTCACTTGGTGAGACATCCTCTTTTAATGTAAATTTGCAGGAAGATGCTCAGCAACTTGGTGAAGTTGTAGTAAGTGGACGTGCATCAAAATTCTCAAAAGAGAAAACCGGAGCAACAACAAACATCAGCAATACACAGATTGCTAGTATACCAACAATAAGCAGAAGTATATCTGATATTGCACGTATATCTCCTTATGCAAATGGAATGAGTTTCGCTGGAGGCGATGGTCGTTCTACAAACTTCCGTTTAGATGGAGCAAACCTTAACAATAACTTTGGTCTTAGCTCAAACCTTCCTGGTGGAGGTAATCCAATATCAATGGATGCTATAGATGAAGTACAGGTTGTTGTTGCACCTTACGATGTACGTCAGTCAAACTTTATTGGTGGTGGTATTAACGCCGTAACAAAGTCAGGTACTAATACATTCAAAGGTACTGCATATGTTTATTATAATAATGAGAATATGCATGGTAACCGTATAAACAATGCAGATCTTGGCGAGCGTGGAATAAACCGCAACACTACTTATGGATTTACATTGGGTGGCCCAATTATTAAAAATAAACTATTCTTCTTTACTAATTTTGAGCACTCTAAAATTCCTAATGTAATAAACAGATGGCAAGGTTCTGACAATGGCGTATCTGATATAACAAAATATATATCTCTCACAAAGACTGCAGATTTACAGAAAGTTTCTGATTTTGTAAAGAATAAATATGGTTATGATCCAGGTTCTTTTACAGATTTCCCATCAGATGAGAATAACTCAAAGTTATTAGCTCGTTTGGATTGGAATATCACAAATAACCATCATTTGGCTTTGCGTTATAACTATACCAAAGACAAGTCGTGGAATATGCCTGCAGCTAATTCAAGCGATGCATATACCAAAACACCTTATACAGAGCCTCGTGCTTCAGCATATTCAATGACATATGCAAATTCAGCTTATTCAATGGAAAACAAAATAAGCACAGTTTCTGCAGACTTGAATAGTCGTTTTGGAGAAAAGATATCTAATCAGTTGTTATTTACTTATAGTAATATTCAAGATGTTCGTGGTACAAATTCATCAAATTTCCCGTTCATTGATATATTAAATGGAAATACGGCTCCTAATATAGACCCTTATATTTCTCTTGGATATGAACTTTTTACTTACAATAATAAGGTAGAAAATAAAGTTACTACTCTTACTGATAATTTCACCTATTTCGTAGGAAATCATAAAATTACAGCTGGACTAAGTTATGAACACCAGTCAGCGCTTAACTCTTATATGCGTAATGGCACAGGATATTATAGATATCGTAATATTGATGATTTTCTAAACGGAGCTACTCCAGAGACAGTTGCCTTGACATACGGTTATAATGGAAATAATAACCCTGCAGCATCGGTTTCATTTAATCAATACGGACTTTACTTGCAGGATGAGTGGAATGTTATCGATAACCTTAAATTAACTGGTGGTATTCGTTTTGATAATATCACATTCAATAACGATGATGTCGTTCGCAATAACGCAATCTATAATCTTGATTTTGGTGGCCGTCATATTGATACTGGTTCATGGCCAAGTACAAACATTCAGGTATCTCCTCGTTTAGGTTTTACATGGGATGTTTTGGGAAATAAAAGTTTAGTAGTTCGTGGCGGTACTGGTTTGTTCGCAGGTCGTCTTCCTTTGGTATTCTTTACTAATATGCCTACAAATTCAGGTATGGTTCAGAACCTTGTTATTGCATCAACAAAATACAATAGTAAAGGAGCAGCTACATCTGTAGATCCACGTCTTCAGCAGTTCGCTGGTGGTTTAGTAACGGATGTTAATCAAATCAGGACATTATTGGGCGCTCCTGCTACTATAACTCCTGATCAGGGAACTGTTCCTAGTGCAATAGCTGGTGTAGACCATAATTTCAAAATGCCACAGGTTTGGAAAAGCTCTATAGCTGTTGATTATCAAATTCCTGTATCATTCCCATTAACTGTAACTGGAGAATACACTTATACTAGAAAAATTAACGATGTAATGCTTGACAACTATAATATCAAGCCTATTGATGATACTTGGTCAAAACTTAGTGGAGCAGATAACCGTTATATTTATCCTGCAAATTATACATATTATAATACTATATCAAATGCTTGTGTACTAACTAATACACATAAAGGATATGGATGGACTGCTAACATTACGTTGAACGCACAACCTGTTAAGGACTTGAACATTATGGTTGCTTATACACATACTGTCATGAAAGAAATTACAGGTATGCCAGGTTCTAATGCATCTTCTGCTTGGAGTGGACTTTATACAGTAACTGGACCTAATTTCAGTGGAGTGCAAAACTCTCAATATGTTATTCCCGATCGTCTAATTGCTTCAATTGCATATAAGCATAATAATGACTTGTTCTCGTTATTCTATACAGGTTATTCACCTTCTGGATATAGTTTCTGCTACTCAGGAGATATCAATGGAGATGGTTTAAGATCTGATTTGATGTATATACCTGCTAATGATAGTGAAATAAAATTTACCAACGATGCAGACCGTAAAGTATTCTGGGATTTCGTAAATCAAGACTCATATCTTAAGAATCATAAGGGGCAGTACGCTGAAGCTTATAGTGCAAGAGCACCTTTTGTTCACAGATTCGATTTCAAATGGGCACACGATTTCAAATTGAACGTAGGTCAGACAAAACATACATTGCAGTTGAGTTTGGATATCATGAATGTTGGTAACCTCTTTAATTCTAAGTGGGGCGTAGAGAAGAATATGTTATCTTGTGCTAATGGTCAGATTTTGAAAGTAGACAAAGTAGATAACACAGGAACTCCTTACTTCTCAATGAATACAAATTCTGATAAATCAGCAATCACACATACATGGGAATTCAATCATGATTATGCACAATGCTGGAAACTACAGATTGGCGTGAAGTATTACTTCAATTAA
- a CDS encoding M6 family metalloprotease domain-containing protein, with amino-acid sequence MKKFVLTSIFFMTVITFALAVKIKPGPRLMTQSDGTIITVYGYGDENMHYYMTSDNILLYNSGSNFYIAKIDSTNGVLSSTGILAHNYGHRSKEEAMAIGKQNTNYFFNAKPIEHVNSKKLYENIANNSTYFPHTGTPKALVILVQFSDTIFKIKNPKYIFDKYLNATSFDEKRDGTLALNYGSVAQYFSDMSGGRFRPQFDVYGPVTLQHPSSYYGSGDDNIENLIPDACKAVDDSVDFSKYDANGDGKVDLLYIIYAGYSQSITSYSDDLWPKSGTNGSFGYYDGKQVYRYGINNELNYTWKGYMNDHKTYINGIGLFCHEFSHCMGMPDTYSTTSPANKLDNQEMEMWDLMDGGEYTNNGYCPTPYTAWEKESMGWIKIDTLKTPSNITMLPLNEGGKAYKIINDAASNEYYTLENIQNTGWNSSAYGHGLLISHVNYIPSYFYLGQSPNNIPGKPYMTVFPADGILYNISNTTISSDEYYISHAGDPFPGTSKTTSFTDTTTIIKSIVYNGATGYMSKPITNIAEAADGTITFRFMGGDTNSIENAIIDNNKEDNKIYSTNGMYLGTNMSILPKGIYIINRKKIIK; translated from the coding sequence ATGAAGAAATTCGTTCTTACGTCTATATTTTTTATGACAGTAATTACATTTGCGCTAGCTGTAAAGATTAAACCTGGCCCTAGGTTAATGACACAGTCTGATGGAACTATTATTACCGTATATGGATATGGCGATGAGAATATGCACTATTATATGACCTCTGATAACATTCTACTTTATAACAGTGGCAGTAATTTTTATATTGCTAAAATTGATAGTACCAATGGTGTATTATCTTCTACCGGAATATTAGCCCATAATTATGGACATAGATCTAAAGAGGAAGCAATGGCGATAGGAAAGCAGAATACTAATTATTTCTTTAACGCAAAACCAATAGAACATGTAAATTCAAAAAAGTTATATGAAAACATTGCGAACAACAGCACTTATTTTCCACATACAGGTACACCAAAAGCTCTAGTAATATTAGTACAATTTTCAGATACTATATTTAAGATAAAGAACCCCAAATATATTTTTGATAAGTATCTGAACGCAACTTCTTTTGATGAAAAAAGAGATGGAACTTTAGCTCTTAACTATGGAAGTGTAGCACAGTACTTTTCTGATATGAGCGGTGGAAGATTCCGCCCTCAATTTGATGTTTATGGTCCTGTAACACTACAACATCCATCCAGTTATTACGGCAGTGGTGATGATAATATAGAAAACCTTATTCCAGATGCATGCAAAGCTGTAGATGACTCTGTCGATTTTTCGAAGTATGATGCTAATGGAGATGGAAAAGTAGACCTATTATATATAATATATGCAGGATATTCTCAATCAATAACAAGTTATTCTGATGATCTATGGCCTAAGTCAGGTACCAATGGTTCTTTTGGTTATTATGACGGTAAACAAGTATATAGATATGGAATAAATAATGAATTAAATTATACATGGAAAGGTTATATGAATGACCATAAAACATATATAAACGGAATAGGACTTTTCTGCCATGAATTTTCTCATTGTATGGGAATGCCAGACACATATTCAACAACATCTCCTGCCAACAAATTAGATAATCAGGAAATGGAAATGTGGGATTTGATGGATGGAGGTGAATATACGAATAACGGATATTGCCCTACCCCATATACAGCTTGGGAAAAAGAATCAATGGGGTGGATTAAAATCGATACCCTTAAGACACCATCCAATATTACAATGTTGCCTCTTAATGAAGGGGGCAAAGCTTATAAAATAATAAATGATGCAGCCAGCAACGAATACTACACATTAGAAAATATACAAAATACAGGTTGGAATTCGAGTGCTTATGGCCATGGCCTGCTTATATCACATGTTAATTATATACCATCGTACTTTTATCTAGGTCAAAGTCCAAATAATATTCCAGGTAAACCATACATGACTGTATTTCCTGCTGATGGTATTTTATATAATATAAGCAATACAACTATTTCTAGTGATGAATATTATATATCTCATGCCGGTGATCCGTTCCCTGGAACTAGCAAGACCACATCCTTTACAGATACTACAACAATAATAAAATCTATTGTATATAATGGAGCTACCGGTTATATGAGCAAACCAATAACTAATATAGCAGAGGCGGCCGATGGTACTATAACTTTCCGTTTCATGGGTGGAGATACAAACAGTATTGAAAATGCAATAATAGACAATAATAAAGAAGACAATAAAATATATTCAACAAATGGGATGTATTTAGGCACTAATATGTCAATACTTCCAAAAGGTATATACATAATAAATCGAAAAAAAATAATAAAATAA
- a CDS encoding MFS transporter, which yields MNLKIRLIIMNFLEFAVWGSYLTSMGRYLGNIGMSTQIGWFYSMQGIVAIFMPAIIGIIADRWIQAQRLLGFCHLIAGLFMFATAWYGFTAGTHSQFSIFFSLYGVSMAFYMPTLALYNSVAYNALTNAGMDTVKDYPPIRVFGTIGFICAMWFVDLMGFQANQNQFATSGVLSIMLFIYSFSLPQCKIIKGSRKNKDIIEALGLKAFQLFKQKKMAIFFIFSGLLGVSLQITNGFANPYISSFGAIQEYAGTFGVRHANILISLSQVSETCCILLIPFFMKRYGIKNVMLIAMFAWVLRFGLFGVGNPGNGVWMFVLSMIVYGVAFDFFNVSGSLFVDKSTDESIRSSAQGLFLLMTNGIGATVGTLAAQAIINHYTHPTHIGDNFYTVGNWQACWLIFAGYALVIGIAFALIFRPKKV from the coding sequence ATGAATTTAAAAATACGCCTGATAATAATGAATTTCCTCGAATTTGCTGTTTGGGGATCTTATCTTACATCTATGGGACGATATTTAGGTAACATAGGTATGAGCACACAAATAGGATGGTTTTATTCAATGCAAGGTATCGTTGCTATTTTTATGCCTGCCATAATAGGAATAATAGCTGATAGATGGATTCAAGCACAGCGTTTGTTGGGATTTTGCCATCTAATAGCCGGACTTTTTATGTTTGCGACAGCATGGTACGGTTTTACAGCTGGTACACATTCACAATTCAGCATTTTTTTCTCTCTTTATGGTGTCAGTATGGCATTTTATATGCCAACTCTTGCGCTATACAATTCAGTAGCATACAATGCTCTGACAAATGCAGGAATGGACACAGTAAAAGACTATCCACCTATCAGAGTCTTTGGCACTATAGGCTTTATCTGTGCGATGTGGTTTGTAGATCTTATGGGATTTCAAGCCAATCAAAATCAATTTGCAACATCTGGAGTGCTCAGCATAATGCTGTTCATATATTCATTTTCACTTCCTCAATGTAAGATAATAAAAGGTTCTCGCAAAAATAAAGACATAATAGAGGCCTTAGGATTGAAAGCCTTTCAGTTATTCAAGCAGAAAAAAATGGCAATATTTTTCATTTTCTCAGGATTATTGGGAGTAAGCCTACAAATAACTAATGGTTTTGCAAATCCGTATATTAGCAGTTTTGGGGCTATACAAGAATACGCTGGAACTTTCGGTGTAAGACATGCAAACATTCTTATATCGCTGTCACAAGTAAGTGAAACTTGTTGTATACTACTTATTCCTTTTTTCATGAAAAGATACGGAATAAAAAATGTAATGTTAATAGCAATGTTTGCATGGGTACTCAGATTCGGTCTATTTGGTGTAGGCAATCCTGGTAATGGTGTTTGGATGTTTGTGTTGTCAATGATTGTTTATGGCGTTGCATTTGACTTTTTCAATGTATCAGGATCACTATTCGTTGATAAAAGTACAGATGAAAGCATAAGATCTAGTGCTCAAGGCCTTTTCCTTTTAATGACAAACGGTATTGGTGCTACAGTTGGAACACTTGCAGCTCAAGCAATAATAAACCATTACACACATCCCACGCATATAGGTGATAATTTTTACACAGTAGGTAATTGGCAAGCATGCTGGCTTATTTTTGCAGGATATGCTTTAGTTATAGGTATTGCCTTTGCACTTATATTCAGACCAAAAAAAGTATAG
- a CDS encoding DUF4494 domain-containing protein: MRSRTDNWFECKIKYEKMQEDGTQKKVTEQYTVDALSFTEAEKRIMEEMSSYISGAFEVSDIKKASYKEVFFADLDSADKWYKTKVQFITIDEKTAKEKRSNVYYLVNAGSFKGAVNSVIEFMGQGTIDYSIAAINETAIMDVYEYGKTNYNDKPEYEEAK, encoded by the coding sequence ATGAGAAGCAGAACAGACAATTGGTTCGAATGCAAAATCAAGTATGAAAAAATGCAGGAAGATGGAACCCAAAAGAAAGTAACTGAACAATATACAGTTGATGCACTTAGCTTTACCGAAGCTGAAAAACGCATAATGGAAGAAATGTCAAGCTACATAAGTGGTGCTTTTGAAGTAAGCGACATAAAGAAAGCTTCTTATAAGGAAGTCTTCTTTGCGGATCTTGACAGTGCTGATAAATGGTACAAGACAAAGGTACAATTCATAACTATCGATGAAAAAACAGCAAAAGAAAAACGTTCTAATGTATATTACCTTGTGAATGCAGGCTCTTTCAAGGGTGCTGTTAATAGCGTAATAGAATTTATGGGACAAGGTACTATTGATTATTCAATTGCAGCCATAAATGAGACCGCTATTATGGATGTTTATGAATATGGTAAAACAAATTATAACGATAAACCAGAATACGAGGAGGCAAAATAA
- a CDS encoding YggS family pyridoxal phosphate-dependent enzyme, translated as MEIDVAKNLHDVLDILPNGVRLVAISKYHPNEYLEAAYNEGQRIFGESHEQELSKKYETLPKDIVWHFIGHLQTNKVKYIAPYISMIEAVDSLKLLKEINKQAEKSKRSIDVLLELHIAKEETKYGLSIDECRNLLKNGEWHYMKNIRICGLMMMASNVDDENQIRSEFTNASDFFYEIKKDFFENDDYFKERSWGMSHDYKIALQCNSTMIRVGTKIFGPRVY; from the coding sequence ATGGAAATTGACGTAGCTAAGAATTTGCACGATGTGCTTGACATTTTGCCTAATGGCGTACGTCTAGTTGCCATAAGCAAATACCATCCAAATGAATATCTGGAAGCAGCATATAATGAAGGGCAACGTATTTTTGGAGAGAGCCACGAACAGGAACTTTCAAAAAAATATGAGACACTTCCTAAAGATATTGTATGGCACTTTATAGGTCATCTTCAGACAAACAAAGTAAAATATATTGCTCCATATATATCTATGATAGAAGCAGTAGATTCACTAAAACTTTTAAAAGAAATAAATAAGCAGGCCGAAAAAAGCAAAAGGAGTATTGACGTACTTCTCGAGTTACATATTGCTAAAGAAGAAACAAAATACGGTTTATCAATTGATGAATGTCGTAATCTTCTTAAAAATGGAGAATGGCATTATATGAAAAATATCAGAATTTGTGGGTTAATGATGATGGCAAGCAACGTTGACGATGAAAATCAGATACGTTCTGAATTTACCAATGCTTCTGATTTTTTTTATGAGATAAAAAAAGATTTCTTTGAGAACGATGATTACTTTAAAGAACGCTCATGGGGAATGAGCCATGATTACAAAATAGCTTTGCAATGCAATAGTACAATGATACGTGTAGGAACCAAAATATTTGGTCCTAGAGTATACTAG
- a CDS encoding protein kinase domain-containing protein encodes MNYEELIEARDAKTQNLGNMPIGNIYKRHISNKYINILKIKDNLINNFFFSGDINFEYQVNQTIKNKHQLHFSPIFQGEDIVALKIEMCNFQSFESLLSKNPAVVGSKHFISDTINDILNFTELLHKKNIYHVCYAPSTVLSRNGNNSVLFISHGSFYQNIKDRESLYGNYPNYIAPEVLNGDTIDERTDIYSIGKFIESLFIVSPIPFHYKRIVSRATKTDPEDRYQSINDMRHDLAVKKTLYKLILTCSIAAVLSIFGFTIWWNLTPKKTPIEFVSPAPRQATDDLIDDGFDPRTELGVITNDSVNQMSPAEQKKQAEYEKKNEEIFRKRYTLAAAKIINKIYNKKYMGNNEKKFVAGSQATLDDLSKLQTDLGAKAHLPDSKSQRIAAEVIEGLTEQKMYEMK; translated from the coding sequence ATGAATTACGAAGAACTCATAGAAGCTCGTGATGCCAAGACGCAAAATTTGGGAAATATGCCTATCGGTAATATATACAAGCGCCATATATCAAACAAATATATCAATATATTAAAAATTAAGGATAATCTAATAAACAATTTTTTCTTCAGCGGCGATATTAACTTTGAATACCAAGTAAATCAAACAATTAAGAATAAGCATCAACTACATTTTTCGCCAATTTTTCAAGGTGAAGACATAGTAGCATTAAAAATAGAGATGTGTAATTTTCAAAGTTTCGAGTCATTACTTTCAAAAAATCCTGCAGTTGTAGGCTCTAAACATTTTATATCTGACACAATTAATGACATATTAAACTTTACTGAACTATTACACAAAAAGAATATATATCATGTTTGCTATGCACCATCAACAGTATTATCACGCAATGGCAATAACAGTGTTTTGTTTATTTCTCACGGCTCATTCTACCAGAATATAAAAGACAGAGAATCTCTATATGGGAATTATCCAAATTATATCGCTCCAGAAGTATTAAATGGAGATACTATCGACGAGCGCACAGATATATATTCAATAGGAAAGTTTATTGAGAGCTTATTTATAGTATCTCCAATTCCTTTTCACTATAAAAGAATTGTATCACGTGCTACTAAAACAGATCCAGAAGACAGATATCAGTCTATAAATGATATGCGACATGATCTTGCAGTAAAGAAAACCCTTTATAAATTAATATTGACATGTTCAATTGCGGCTGTATTATCGATATTTGGTTTCACAATATGGTGGAATCTTACTCCTAAAAAGACTCCAATAGAATTTGTTAGCCCGGCTCCCAGACAGGCAACAGATGATCTAATTGATGACGGATTTGATCCACGAACTGAATTAGGAGTTATCACAAATGACTCAGTAAACCAAATGTCGCCTGCAGAACAAAAGAAACAGGCGGAATACGAAAAAAAGAATGAAGAAATATTTAGGAAACGCTATACATTGGCAGCTGCAAAAATAATAAATAAGATATACAATAAAAAATATATGGGCAATAACGAAAAGAAGTTTGTAGCCGGCAGTCAAGCAACACTTGACGACTTGAGCAAACTACAAACTGACTTGGGGGCTAAAGCCCATCTTCCTGACTCAAAAAGCCAAAGAATAGCAGCAGAGGTTATAGAAGGACTCACAGAACAGAAAATGTATGAGATGAAATAA